One genomic region from Rosa rugosa chromosome 1, drRosRugo1.1, whole genome shotgun sequence encodes:
- the LOC133724790 gene encoding THO complex subunit 4A-like: MPFPQDRLDLPLDALIAESKQQRRHNSHAHQPRGHNGHFGGGGSTSGPSRRPMNRNAYRTAPYPTLPEMQGQPGPRRIELPLALSQAMNSEGSTKLYISNLDYDVTNRDIELLFSEVGELERHSIYYDKSGRSKGTAEVVYKHYSDALAAIERYNNQHLDGKKVEIKLVGLNVVSPVPLLLPPNTNFMQEHPTPVFQRLGRAGSRGSFHGHGGVGLERGCGQVRNGGPKVTTESQQWKNVTAENQQRKNVITESVKRKKTFYGDTTVTFDDLDADLEKYRLKCRPVN, encoded by the exons ATGCCCTTCCCTCAGGACCGCCTGGACCTCCCTCTCGACGCCCTCATCGCCGAATCCAAGCAACAACGCCGTCATAACAGCCACGCTCACCAGCCACGAGGGCATAACGGTCATTTCGGCGGCGGAGGCTCCACCTCAGGCCCCTCTCGTCGGCCGATGAACCGCAACGCCTACAGAACGGCGCCGTATCCCACTCTGCCA GAAATGCAAGGACAGCCTGGACCCAGAAGGATTGAGCTGCCATTGGCTTTGAGCCAAGCGATGAACAGTGAGGGAAGCACCAAGCTTTATATATCTAACTTGGACTATGATGTTACCAATCGAGATATAGAG TTGCTCTTCTCTGAGGTTGGTGAATTGGAAAGGCACTCAATCTATTATGATAAAAGTGGAAGATCTAAG GGAACAGCTGAAGTTGTCTATAAGCACTATTCAGATGCTCTAGCAGCAATCGAGAGATACAACAATCAGCATCTTGATGGAAAGAAAGTGGAAATTAAGCTTGTGGGACTCAATGTTGTTTCTCCTGTTCCTCTGCTTCTGCCTCCAAATACAAATTTCATGCAAGAACATCCAACTCCCGTCTTCCAGAG GCTAGGAAGAGCTGGTTCAAGGGGATCGTTTCATGGTCATGGTGGTGTTGGACTTGAAAGAGGCTGTGGACAGGTGAGAAATGGTGGTCCGAAGGTTACTACAGAATCTCAGCAATGGAAGAATGTGACTGCAGAAAATCAGCAAAGGAAGAATGTGATTACAGAATCTGTTAAAAGGAAGAAAACATTTTATGGAGATACAACTGTGACTTTTGATGATCTGGATGCTGATTTGGAAAAATACCGCCTAAAATGTAGGCCGGTAAACTGA
- the LOC133726994 gene encoding uncharacterized protein LOC133726994, translating into MVANAKVNQLMLEPGMWNVDFLKQHFLPVDVDKILSIPLCERTEGDVAVWHFNDDGRYSVKSGYWFGMELRRMERGSTSGSGHANSNSINIWSLMWNLSIPNKVKLFLWRASHAFLPCAELRKVWKVSWLKGVVKTWRVACFTDLFSLVADCGEPRELELFTLICWWIWKDRNEVFHGSSLGLDAQDESIGEGANAQGVKLYFDGASDMDAGRVGLGAVVIDEGRCLKGATAIPMIKALALWHGLKLCKHLGVSRLVIIGDAASVINALGH; encoded by the exons ATGGTGGCCAATGCAAAGGTCAATCAGCTCATGTTGGAGCCAGGTATGTGGAATGTAGATTTCTTAAAGCAACATTTCTTACCTGTGGATGTGGATAAAATTTTATCAATTCCGTTATGTGAAAGGACTGAGGGAGATGTGGCTGTGTGGCATTTTAATGATGATGGGCGGTACTCCGTTAAATCTGGATATTGGTTTGGGATGGAGTTAAGAAGGATGGAGAGGGGATCGACTAGTGGCAGTGGGCATGCTAATTCAAACTCCATTAATATTTGGAGTCTCATGTGGAATCTTTCGATTCCGAACAAGGTCAAGCTTTTCTTGTGGAGGGCTTCCCATGCTTTTCTACCTTGTGCTGAGC TTAGGAAGGTATGGAAGGTTAGTTGGTTAAAGGGGGTTGTTAAGACCTGGAGAGTGGCATGCTTTACAGACTTGTTTTCCCTTGTGGCTGATTGTGGTGAGCCACGAGAACTGGAATTGTTTACTTTAATTTGTTGGTGGATATGGAAGGATAGGAATGAGGTGTTTCATG GTAGCAGCTTAGGTTTGGATGCTCAGGATGAGTCTATTGGAGAGGGGGCTAATGCACAGGGCGTAAAATTGTATTTTGATGGGGCTTCTGACATGGATGCAGGACGTGTGGGGTTGGGAGCAGTAGTGATTGATGAAGGAAGGTGCTTGAAGGGGGCAACTGCAATACCCATGATTAAGGCTTTAGCGTTATGGCATGGCCTTAAATTGTGTAAGCATTTAGGTGTAAGCAGGTTGGTAATTATTGGTGATGCTGCAAGTGTGATTAATGCACTAGGGCACTAG
- the LOC133736361 gene encoding uncharacterized protein LOC133736361, translated as MQAESAADKSPNSELPPKSREEGELSSDDNDENPVLSVARSTGTTGPMLVNKFTHGNQVGKAVSPASSADIQCQTSKQPTSQKSNDANRVPTPGWRPPRAHSGPNNNLVISFSDDDSQSDSEEKERGKLKALQTKSNMARGNANGKPPISSLAKPNKLGQPARNVNKVMPKKLSMNGTFMTSMANIRGVNSRDSVPSSVEQGSRAGNFNSGNKNIVNRERL; from the exons ATGCAAGCCGAGTCCGCGGCGGACAAAAGCCCTAACTCGGAGCTCCCTCCCAAATCCAGAGAAGAAGGCGAGCTCTCTTCGGATGATAATGAC GAAAATCCTGTTCTCTCGGTTGCACGTTCCACTGGTACTACAGGGCCCATGCTGGTGAACAAATTCACCCATGGGAATCAAGTGG GGAAGGCTGTATCTCCTGCAAGCTCTGCTGATATTCAGTGCCAAACCTCCAAGCAACCTACTTCCCAGAAGAGCAATGATGCGAACAGAGTACCAACACCTGGATGGCGTCCTCCACGTGCCCACTCGGGGCCCAACAATAATCTTGTGATAAGCTTCTCAGACGATGACAGTCAGAGTGATTCTGAAGAAAAAGAGCGTGGGAAACTAAAAGCTTTACAAACTAAAAGTAATATGGCTCGAGGGAATGCTAATGGAAAACCACCCATTTCTTCACTTGCAAAACCAAACAAGTTGGGACAGCCTGCCAGAAATGTGAACAAAGTAATGCCCAAAAAGTTGTCTATGAATGGCACATTTATGACATCAATGGCGAATATCCGTGGAGTTAATTCTAGAGATTCTGTGCCTTCATCAGTTGAGCAAGGATCTCGAGCTGGAAATTTCAATTCCGGCAACAAAAATATAGTGAACAGAGAGCGATTATAA